A window of Castanea sativa cultivar Marrone di Chiusa Pesio chromosome 1, ASM4071231v1 contains these coding sequences:
- the LOC142622327 gene encoding sm-like protein LSM8 isoform X2 — protein MSNGTGLESLVDQTISVITNDGRNIVGVLKGFDQATNIILDESHERVYSTKEGVQQLVLGLYIMRGDNISIVGELDEELDSHLDMSKLKAHPLKPVIH, from the exons atgtCAAATGGCACTGGACTTGAATCTCTTGTTGATC AAACAATATCAGTTATCACAAATGATGGACGGAATATAGTG GGAGTCCTAAAAGGTTTTGACCAGGCTACAAATATTATCCTTGATGAATCTCACGAGCGTGTCTACTCCACAAAG GAAGGTGTTCAACAACTTGTGTTGGGTTTGTACATAATGAGGGGAGACAACAT AAGCATAGTTGGGGAATTGGATGAAGAGCTTGATTCTCATCTTGATATGTCGAAACTTAAAGCTCATCCTCTCAAGCCTGTTATCCATTAA
- the LOC142638979 gene encoding phenylacetaldehyde reductase, with amino-acid sequence MGKEAVCVTGANGFIGSWLVRTLLESGYTSIHASIFPGSDTTHLLQLDDISNSNSNSIRVFEADVLDFDAVCKAVEGCSGVFHVASPCSLEDPKDPENDLLRPAVQGTLNVLEAAKRFNVRRVVLTSSISALVPNPTWPPNKVFDESSWTHLDYCKARHKWYPVSKTLAEKAAWEFAQKHHGNGNGNGIDVVAIHPATCLGPLLQPGLNASCAVLLNLLQGSKDSQEYHWLGAVHVKDVAKAQLLLFETPAASGRYLCTNGIYQFSDFALKVSNLFPHYPVHRFNGETQPGLTACQDAAKRLIDLGLVFTPVEDAVRDTVESLKAKGFLS; translated from the exons ATGGGAAAGGAAGCAGTGTGCGTGACTGGAGCGAACGGGTTCATAGGCTCGTGGCTGGTGCGGACCCTCTTGGAATCTGGCTACACCTCCATCCACGCCTCTATTTTCCCTGGATCTGACACCACCCATTTGTTACAACTCGACGACATttccaactccaactccaactccatCCGCGTCTTCGAGGCCGATGTCTTGGATTTCGACGCCGTCTGCAAGGCCGTGGAGGGCTGCTCCGGCGTTTTCCACGTGGCATCCCCCTGCTCTCTTGAGGACCCCAAGGACCCCGAAAACGACTTGCTTCGACCCGCCGTCCAAGGCACCCTCAACGTTCTCGAAGCGGCCAAGAGGTTCAACGTCAGGCGCGTCGTCCTCACGTCCTCTATATCCGCGTTGGTCCCCAATCCCACGTGGCCTCCCAACAAGGTATTCGACGAGTCCTCCTGGACCCACCTCGATTACTGCAAGGCTCGACACAAATGGTACCCCGTGTCCAAGACATTGGCTGAGAAAGCAGCTTGGGAGTTCGCCCAGAAACATCATGGGAATGGGAATGGGAATGGGATAGATGTCGTGGCTATACACCCTGCCACGTGTCTGGGCCCACTGTTGCAACCTGGGTTGAATGCGAGCTGTGCTGTGTTGTTGAACTTGCTTCAGGGGTCCAAGGACAGTCAGGAGTATCATTGGCTGGGCGCTGTGCATGTCAAAGACGTGGCCAAGGCACAGCTTTTGTTGTTCGAGACTCCTGCTGCTTCTGGTAGATATCTCTGCACCAATGGCATCTATCAGTTTTCTGATTTTGCTCTCAAAGTCTCCAACCTCTTCCCTCACTATCCTGTTCATAG GTTTAATGGGGAAACTCAGCCAGGATTGACAGCATGCCAAGATGCAGCAAAGAGATTAATTGATCTGGGTCTGGTCTTCACTCCGGTTGAAGATGCTGTCCGGGACACAGTGGAGAGCCTCAAAGCTAAAGGCTTCCTGAGCTAG
- the LOC142637194 gene encoding uncharacterized protein LOC142637194, which translates to MDSQKKFWRSLWQLRVPNKIKHFMWKACNDALPTKENLHRRHVMDSTTCDLCREHLEDTIHALWLCKDISCVWSSLEWFHQAILVQPANFRELLARFRPCQDEYKVEIFVIAAWCVWNRRNALHFNRVVSLVTSICREAVFRASNVAGVGVIFRDNRGDPIGAMSMPVPFGQSMVEMEALACQRAVQFALEIGLTRVVVIEAFLNGSGQLASFENILGDIRFQAACFQHVEFNYISCACNSVADALAKKASSALVLQEWLEDLPDDIAPLVFREVH; encoded by the exons ATGGATAGTCAAAAGAAGTTTTGGAGGAGCCTCTGGCAGCTTCGGGTACCCAACAAAATTAAGCATTTTATGTGGAAGGCATGTAACGATGCTCTGCCAACGAAGGAGAACTTACACCGTCGTCATGTCATGGATTCTACTACTTGTGACTTGTGTAGAGAACATCTTGAGGACACCATTCATGCTCTTTGGCTATGCAAGGATATTTCTTGTGTTTGGTCGTCTTTGGAGTGGTTCCATCAAGCAATCCTTGTTCAACCGGCAAATTTCAGAGAGTTATTAGCTAGATTTAGGCCATGCCAAGATGAATACAAAGTTGAAATTTTCGTTATTGCAGCGTGGTGTGTTTGGAATAGGCGAAATGCTCTTCATTTCAACCGAGTTGTCAGCCTTGTGACCAGCATTTGCAGGGAAGCAG TATTTCGAGCTTCAAATGTGGCAGGTGTGGGCGTGATTTTTCGTGACAACAGGGGAGATCCTATTGGGGCAATGTCCATGCCTGTTCCTTTTGGTCAGTCTATGGTGGAGATGGAAGCCTTGGCTTGCCAGCGGGCTGTTCAGTTTGCTTTGGAGATTGGTCTAACTCGAGTGGTGGTCATAGAGGCATTTCTTAATGGTTCGGGTCAGCTTGCCAGCTTTGAGAACATCCTTGGGGACATTCGTTTCCAAGCAGCTTGTTTTCAGCATGTTGAGTTTAATTATATTAGTTGTGCTTGTAATTCTGTTGCTGATGCGTTAGCAAAAAAGGCTAGTTCTGCTTTAGTGCTCCAGGAGTGGTTGGAAGATTTACCTGATGACATTGCTCCTCTTGTGTTTAGAGAGGttcattga
- the LOC142622327 gene encoding sm-like protein LSM8 isoform X1 — protein MSNGTGLESLVDQTISVITNDGRNIVGVLKGFDQATNIILDESHERVYSTKVRMLTLISFQLRFLFKITSLFASSNLQEGVQQLVLGLYIMRGDNISIVGELDEELDSHLDMSKLKAHPLKPVIH, from the exons atgtCAAATGGCACTGGACTTGAATCTCTTGTTGATC AAACAATATCAGTTATCACAAATGATGGACGGAATATAGTG GGAGTCCTAAAAGGTTTTGACCAGGCTACAAATATTATCCTTGATGAATCTCACGAGCGTGTCTACTCCACAAAGGTTCGTATGCTTACCTTGATAAGCTTTCAGTTGAGATTTCTGT TTAAAATAACTTCACTTTTCGCTTCTTCTAACCTGCAGGAAGGTGTTCAACAACTTGTGTTGGGTTTGTACATAATGAGGGGAGACAACAT AAGCATAGTTGGGGAATTGGATGAAGAGCTTGATTCTCATCTTGATATGTCGAAACTTAAAGCTCATCCTCTCAAGCCTGTTATCCATTAA
- the LOC142637205 gene encoding leucine-rich repeat receptor protein kinase HPCA1-like yields MKNTNDVVNDVTGKSGIRLDRMRRLNVALDAAKGLAYLHEFVNPPIIHRDIKSKNIPLDESLNAKVSDFGISKSMIDSESSHVITQLKGTMGYMDPKYYMTHQLTKKSDAYSFGVLMLELITARKPIEHGKYIVREVQEKMDKAKDLYNLHEFLDPAIGLGTTLKGLEKFVGLAMRCVKEAGSDRPMMAEVVKEIENIMELAGLNFNANSTPTSASYEEISNGSSHYPNSSGTFDSSGVYLPR; encoded by the exons atgaaaaacacTAATGATGTGGTCAACGACGTGACAG GGAAGTCAGGAATCAGGTTGGATCGAATGAGAAGACTTAATGTGGCCCTCGATGCAGCCAAAGGCCTGGCATATCTTCATGAATTTGTCAATCCACCCATTATACATAGGGACATAAAATCAAAAAACATCCCACTGGATGAGTCATTAAATGCTAAAGTTTCTGATTTTGGAATCTCCAAGTCAATGATTGACAGTGAAAGCAGTCACGTAATCACTCAACTTAAGGGGACAATG GGCTACATGGATCCAAAATATTACATGACCCATCAGTTGACTAAGAAAAGTGATGCATATAGCTTTGGAGTGCTAATGTTGGAGCTGATAACTGCAAGAAAGCCAATAGAGCATGGAAAATATATTGTGAGAGAGGTTCAGGAGAAAATGGATAAGGCAAAAGATTTATACAAccttcatgaatttcttgaccCAGCCATTGGTTTGGGAACAACCCTGAAAGGTTTAGAAAAGTTTGTGGGTCTGGCAATGAGGTGTGTGAAAGAAGCAGGATCCGACAGGCCTATGATGGCTGAGGTGGTTAAAGAGATTGAAAACATTATGGAGCTTGCTGGTTTAAATTTCAATGCTAATTCCACACCCACTTCTGCAAGTTATGAGGAGATAAGTAACGGGAGTTCCCACTATCCTAACAGTAGTGGGACCTTTGATTCTAGTGGAGTATACCTTCCAAGATAG